A single Pararhizobium sp. A13 DNA region contains:
- a CDS encoding type II toxin-antitoxin system prevent-host-death family antitoxin codes for MPQTSYKISEARKNFAEVLERANQGEIVIMRGNEVYARIGPAAGGKRPFGLLRQRGLPDGLFDIIDAEQAAIDAGDWNDDTGVWQDKQA; via the coding sequence ATGCCCCAGACAAGCTATAAGATCAGCGAAGCCCGCAAGAACTTCGCAGAAGTCCTCGAACGCGCCAACCAGGGCGAAATCGTCATCATGCGCGGCAACGAAGTCTATGCCCGCATTGGCCCGGCCGCTGGCGGCAAGCGCCCCTTCGGCCTTTTGCGCCAGCGTGGTCTACCCGACGGCCTGTTCGACATAATCGATGCCGAACAGGCCGCCATCGACGCTGGCGACTGGAATGACGATACCGGCGTCTGGCAAGACAAACAAGCTTGA
- a CDS encoding DUF6088 family protein has protein sequence MKRARAGGRGGVFTPSDFLDVAARSTVDQALSRLAKNGKLRRLARGLYDFPKVHPQLGALAPTPDDVAQALARETGSQVQIAGARAANALGLSTQVPAKSTYLTDGPSRRVVLGKRVVDLRHASPKHLIAPGSAAGTVVQALRHVGAVRAADVAQIASRRLSASDKKTLASNAIRAPAWMRPTLASIANAASGEMDG, from the coding sequence ATGAAGCGCGCCCGTGCTGGCGGGCGGGGCGGTGTCTTCACGCCCAGTGACTTCCTCGACGTGGCCGCACGATCGACGGTCGACCAGGCCCTTTCCCGGTTGGCCAAGAATGGAAAGCTCCGCCGCCTGGCGCGAGGCCTGTACGACTTCCCGAAGGTTCATCCACAACTTGGTGCCCTTGCGCCTACACCTGACGATGTCGCGCAAGCGTTGGCGCGGGAGACCGGATCCCAGGTACAGATCGCCGGCGCGCGCGCGGCCAATGCCCTTGGCCTGTCAACACAGGTCCCGGCGAAGAGTACTTATTTGACAGACGGTCCGTCGCGCCGCGTCGTCCTGGGCAAGCGCGTGGTCGATCTGCGTCACGCATCGCCAAAGCATCTGATCGCTCCGGGCAGCGCGGCCGGCACAGTCGTCCAGGCCCTTCGTCACGTGGGGGCGGTACGTGCCGCCGACGTTGCGCAGATCGCGTCGCGTCGGCTGTCGGCCAGCGACAAGAAGACGCTCGCATCTAATGCGATCCGGGCCCCGGCGTGGATGCGACCCACGCTCGCCTCAATCGCCAACGCAGCGTCGGGTGAGATGGATGGATAA